The Halocalculus aciditolerans genome window below encodes:
- a CDS encoding copper-translocating P-type ATPase produces MDDHKDTNENPPGGEHQQDDSSHQHEHGEQDESDAESDEQRVEQDLLEEEAHPAAESETVLDEQHEHAGHEGEGHDHSTHEGHGEGHGGMHEGHEQMFRRRFFVSTLLSIPVLLYSEMLQEWLGFSVPAFPGSEWINPVFAVIVFAYGGVPFLQMAVPELKDRSPGMMTLISMAITVAFVYSLASVVFPTQSAFFWELVTLIDIMLLGHWIEMRSVRRASSAVDELAKLMPDTAERITDGGDTEEVPVSELSEGDLVLVRPGASVPADGVVEEGDSDVNESMITGESKPVSKDPGDEVIGGTINGDGSLRVRVGATGEETTLAGIMRLVEEAQQSKSKTQVLADRAAGWLFYVALAAAVVTAIAWTLAVSFDATVIERVVTVLVIACPHALGLAIPLVVAINTSLAARNGMLVRDRIAMEEARNLDAIIFDKTGTLTEGEHGVVDMATVEGVEEDDALALAAAVESDSEHMIARAIREAADEQDLTAPDATDFEAIKGRGVRANVDGKEVYVGGPNLLTQLDSEIPDHLQRFADEAGQNAQTVVYLVRDGELIAAFAMADVIREESFRVVDALHDLGIEVAMLTGDSQDVANAVADELGIDTVFAEVLPEDKDEKVQELQDQGKLVGMVGDGVNDAPALTRADVGIAIGSGTDVAVQSADVILVQNNPMDVVRLVKLSKASYRKMQENIVWAAGYNVFAIPLAAGVLAPIGILLSPAVGALLMSLSTVIVAINAQLLRRVDLSIPELPSGTPATDAQPAD; encoded by the coding sequence ATGGACGACCACAAAGATACAAATGAGAATCCCCCTGGAGGGGAACACCAGCAGGACGACAGCAGTCACCAGCACGAACACGGCGAGCAGGATGAATCGGACGCCGAGTCGGACGAGCAGCGGGTAGAACAGGACCTACTGGAAGAAGAGGCACACCCTGCTGCGGAGAGTGAGACGGTGCTCGACGAGCAGCACGAGCACGCTGGACACGAGGGCGAAGGACACGACCACAGCACTCACGAGGGGCACGGTGAGGGTCATGGCGGGATGCACGAGGGCCACGAGCAGATGTTCCGCCGGCGCTTCTTCGTCTCGACGCTCCTGTCGATCCCCGTCCTCCTGTACAGCGAAATGTTACAGGAGTGGCTCGGGTTCTCCGTCCCAGCGTTCCCGGGCAGCGAGTGGATCAATCCCGTCTTCGCGGTCATCGTCTTTGCATACGGTGGGGTGCCGTTCCTCCAGATGGCGGTCCCGGAGCTGAAAGACCGGTCGCCGGGGATGATGACGCTGATCTCGATGGCGATCACCGTCGCATTCGTCTATAGTCTCGCGAGCGTGGTCTTCCCCACACAGTCGGCGTTCTTCTGGGAGCTCGTCACCCTGATCGACATCATGCTCCTGGGGCACTGGATCGAGATGCGGTCGGTGCGACGGGCCTCGAGCGCGGTGGACGAACTGGCGAAGCTGATGCCGGACACCGCCGAGCGGATCACCGACGGCGGCGACACCGAGGAAGTCCCAGTGAGCGAGCTCTCCGAGGGCGACCTCGTACTCGTCCGGCCGGGTGCGAGTGTCCCTGCTGACGGCGTCGTCGAAGAGGGAGACTCCGACGTCAACGAGTCCATGATCACGGGCGAGTCAAAACCGGTCTCGAAAGACCCCGGCGACGAGGTCATCGGCGGGACCATCAACGGCGACGGGAGTCTTCGCGTGCGCGTCGGTGCGACGGGCGAGGAGACGACGCTCGCGGGAATCATGCGCCTCGTCGAGGAAGCCCAGCAGAGCAAATCCAAGACACAGGTACTGGCCGACAGAGCGGCAGGCTGGCTGTTCTACGTCGCCCTCGCGGCGGCAGTCGTGACAGCAATCGCGTGGACGCTCGCGGTCTCATTCGACGCAACGGTCATCGAGCGCGTCGTCACAGTGCTCGTCATCGCCTGCCCGCACGCACTCGGGCTCGCCATCCCCCTAGTGGTCGCAATCAACACGTCATTGGCGGCTCGCAACGGGATGCTGGTCCGGGACCGTATCGCGATGGAGGAGGCGCGGAACCTGGACGCCATCATCTTCGACAAGACGGGGACGCTCACCGAAGGCGAACACGGCGTCGTCGACATGGCGACCGTCGAGGGCGTGGAAGAGGACGACGCTCTCGCGCTAGCAGCAGCCGTCGAAAGCGACTCCGAACACATGATCGCGCGAGCCATCCGCGAGGCCGCCGACGAGCAGGACCTCACCGCACCTGACGCGACCGACTTCGAGGCGATCAAAGGCCGGGGCGTCCGTGCGAACGTCGACGGAAAAGAGGTGTACGTCGGTGGACCGAACCTGTTGACCCAGCTCGATAGCGAGATCCCCGACCATCTCCAGCGCTTCGCTGACGAGGCCGGACAGAACGCCCAGACAGTGGTGTATCTCGTTCGTGACGGAGAGCTAATCGCCGCCTTCGCGATGGCCGACGTGATCCGCGAGGAGAGTTTCCGCGTCGTCGACGCGCTCCACGATCTGGGTATCGAGGTGGCGATGCTGACAGGGGACTCCCAGGACGTCGCCAACGCCGTCGCCGACGAACTGGGCATCGACACGGTGTTCGCGGAAGTCCTCCCCGAAGACAAGGACGAGAAAGTCCAGGAACTCCAAGACCAGGGCAAGCTCGTGGGGATGGTCGGCGACGGTGTGAACGACGCGCCGGCGCTGACCCGGGCCGACGTCGGTATCGCGATCGGGAGCGGCACCGACGTCGCCGTCCAGTCGGCCGACGTCATCCTCGTCCAGAACAACCCGATGGACGTCGTTCGGCTCGTGAAACTCAGTAAGGCGAGCTACCGGAAGATGCAGGAGAACATCGTCTGGGCGGCCGGCTACAACGTGTTCGCGATTCCGCTCGCAGCGGGCGTCTTGGCACCGATCGGGATTCTGCTGTCGCCCGCTGTGGGTGCGCTCTTGATGTCGTTGAGTACAGTCATCGTTGCCATCAACGCTCAGCTGCTCCGCCGCGTGGACCTGTCCATCCCCGAGCTTCCAAGCGGGACACCAGCGACTGACGCACAACCTGCAGACTGA
- a CDS encoding PadR family transcriptional regulator, which translates to MHDLTGFQRDILYVTTGLEEPHGLAVKAELDDYYEQEINHGRLYPNLDDLVNKGLLEKGELDKRTNVYTVTQRGLREIEARREWESQYLEDVNAPTPS; encoded by the coding sequence ATGCACGATCTAACTGGGTTCCAGCGGGACATCTTGTACGTAACCACCGGGCTCGAGGAACCACACGGGCTCGCAGTAAAGGCCGAACTCGACGACTACTACGAACAGGAGATCAATCATGGCCGCCTCTATCCGAATCTCGACGATCTCGTCAATAAAGGACTGCTGGAGAAGGGTGAACTCGACAAGCGGACGAACGTGTATACGGTCACGCAACGGGGATTACGGGAAATCGAGGCGCGACGTGAGTGGGAAAGTCAGTATTTAGAAGATGTGAACGCACCCACTCCGTCGTAG
- a CDS encoding heavy-metal-associated domain-containing protein has product MTTTIIVEGMTCGHCEQTVEEALEEVSGVTDVTVDRESEQASVDGEANVTTLVEAVEDAGYTAYA; this is encoded by the coding sequence ATGACGACGACGATCATCGTGGAAGGCATGACGTGCGGTCACTGTGAGCAGACGGTCGAAGAGGCCCTCGAAGAGGTATCCGGCGTGACTGACGTGACCGTCGACAGGGAGAGCGAACAGGCAAGCGTCGATGGTGAGGCAAATGTCACAACTCTCGTGGAGGCCGTCGAAGACGCCGGGTACACCGCTTACGCCTGA
- the xseA gene encoding exodeoxyribonuclease VII large subunit: MADAPDTERQAVEPDAKEVLSVSQLNDRIASVVQDTPALNGVRCIGEVTDLHQSSTALYFTLTDGDAELPCMLWANRYREMDADLEDGTEVILEGDIDYWVEGGKIDLKPWEVIVVGDGDQAAAVERLRSELEERGWFDDEQKQQPAAFPERVGVVTSLRGDARYDIQNAIHEQDPTVDILVKDATVQGSEAPTSIANGIHHLDRSEDVDAIIVGRGGGSDSNLQAFNTERVAEAIFTANTPVVTAIGHTDDRLIANQVADVATITPTAAGEYIVNSRQEFLASEIEPLEQQLDAAYETFQQKHEHEQELAEAVDEATAPEGLPPIYYKVAIVVLLLLLLVITGLWLGVI, translated from the coding sequence ATGGCGGACGCACCGGATACCGAACGGCAGGCGGTCGAACCCGACGCGAAAGAGGTACTTAGCGTGTCCCAGCTAAACGACCGGATCGCGTCGGTTGTCCAGGACACGCCTGCCCTCAACGGCGTCCGCTGTATTGGTGAAGTCACTGACCTCCACCAGAGCAGCACGGCGCTCTACTTCACGCTCACCGACGGCGACGCCGAGCTCCCCTGTATGCTCTGGGCGAACCGCTACCGGGAGATGGACGCCGACCTTGAGGACGGGACCGAGGTCATCCTCGAGGGCGATATCGATTACTGGGTCGAGGGTGGGAAAATCGACCTCAAACCGTGGGAGGTGATCGTCGTCGGCGACGGCGACCAGGCAGCCGCCGTCGAGCGACTGCGAAGCGAACTCGAAGAGCGTGGCTGGTTCGACGACGAGCAGAAACAGCAACCGGCGGCGTTTCCGGAGCGGGTCGGCGTCGTCACGTCCCTCCGAGGAGACGCCCGGTACGACATCCAGAACGCGATCCACGAGCAGGATCCCACTGTCGACATCCTAGTGAAAGATGCGACCGTCCAGGGGTCGGAGGCGCCGACGTCCATCGCGAACGGCATCCACCATCTCGACCGCTCGGAGGACGTCGACGCGATCATCGTCGGCCGCGGCGGTGGGAGTGATTCGAACCTCCAAGCCTTCAACACCGAGCGGGTCGCGGAGGCGATCTTCACCGCCAATACCCCGGTGGTCACCGCGATTGGACACACCGATGACCGGCTCATCGCGAATCAGGTGGCTGACGTCGCGACGATCACGCCGACAGCCGCCGGCGAGTATATCGTGAACTCCCGCCAAGAGTTCCTTGCGAGTGAGATCGAGCCGCTGGAGCAACAGCTCGACGCCGCGTACGAGACCTTCCAGCAGAAGCACGAACACGAACAGGAGCTCGCCGAAGCAGTCGATGAAGCGACTGCACCCGAGGGCCTCCCACCGATTTACTATAAGGTCGCCATCGTAGTGCTACTGTTGCTGTTATTGGTCATCACCGGGCTTTGGCTGGGGGTGATCTAA
- a CDS encoding DUF1931 domain-containing protein — protein sequence MSDLIVKAAVKDALSDHNVSADFYDALNEEVAELLDDAAGRAEANDRKTVQPRDL from the coding sequence ATGTCTGACCTAATCGTCAAAGCAGCTGTGAAGGACGCACTTTCGGACCACAACGTCTCGGCAGATTTCTACGACGCCCTCAACGAAGAGGTCGCCGAACTGCTCGACGACGCCGCAGGGCGTGCCGAGGCCAACGACCGGAAGACGGTCCAGCCCCGCGATCTGTAG
- the xseB gene encoding exodeoxyribonuclease VII small subunit, whose translation MAKDPDIHDRLSRVEEIIEQLDTDECDLDEGTALHEEGQQLLDEVRSLLDDGSGDVVEIE comes from the coding sequence GTGGCAAAAGATCCAGACATCCACGATCGGCTGAGTCGCGTCGAAGAGATCATTGAGCAACTCGACACGGACGAGTGCGACCTCGATGAAGGCACAGCACTCCACGAAGAAGGTCAGCAACTCCTTGACGAAGTACGCAGTCTCCTTGATGATGGAAGTGGGGACGTCGTCGAGATCGAGTAG